From the genome of Verrucomicrobiia bacterium, one region includes:
- the moaA gene encoding GTP 3',8-cyclase MoaA, which translates to MDAFGRIVDYLRISVTDRCNERCLSCMPQGYKGWEQKPDHLTAAEIVRVARVAAGLGFRKFRLTGGEPLVRRDLLEIVRAISQIPGVACVGLSTNGTKLAALAQPLREAGLRTVNVSLDALDAGIYHRVTGGAVADVVAGIRAAVAAGFERVKLNTVLMRGVNEPELWPLVQFAAEHGLPLRLIELMPVTTTDVLTDQNFFPVSEAMELLAQRDELIAQPSVQIGWGPAKYYQLRHTGALVGFIGAMTNLHFCETCNKMRLTADGKVRPCLGDHGELDLRETLRHAQSDEAVRDVLVAALARKPLEHSFRNQFKPCRPMTAIGG; encoded by the coding sequence ATGGACGCTTTCGGCCGCATTGTTGACTACCTCCGCATCTCGGTCACCGACCGGTGCAACGAGCGCTGCCTTTCCTGCATGCCGCAGGGCTACAAAGGCTGGGAGCAGAAGCCGGATCATCTCACCGCCGCCGAAATCGTCCGCGTGGCGCGGGTGGCGGCGGGCCTGGGCTTCCGCAAATTCCGGCTGACCGGCGGCGAACCGCTCGTGCGCCGCGACCTGCTGGAAATTGTCCGGGCCATCTCGCAGATTCCGGGCGTCGCCTGCGTCGGCCTGTCCACGAATGGCACCAAACTGGCCGCGCTGGCGCAGCCCTTGCGCGAGGCGGGATTGCGCACGGTCAACGTGAGCCTCGATGCACTCGACGCGGGGATTTATCACCGGGTCACGGGCGGGGCGGTGGCGGATGTCGTCGCGGGCATTCGCGCGGCCGTGGCGGCGGGCTTTGAGCGCGTGAAGTTGAACACCGTCCTCATGCGGGGCGTGAACGAGCCGGAACTCTGGCCGCTGGTCCAGTTCGCCGCCGAGCACGGATTGCCGTTGCGGCTCATCGAACTCATGCCGGTGACGACGACCGACGTGCTGACGGATCAGAATTTCTTTCCCGTGTCCGAGGCGATGGAATTGCTGGCGCAGCGCGACGAGTTGATCGCGCAGCCGTCTGTGCAGATCGGCTGGGGGCCGGCCAAGTATTACCAGCTGCGCCACACCGGCGCGCTGGTCGGCTTCATCGGCGCCATGACGAATCTTCATTTCTGCGAGACGTGCAACAAAATGCGGCTGACCGCCGACGGAAAAGTGCGTCCCTGCCTCGGCGACCACGGTGAACTGGACCTGCGCGAAACGCTGCGGCACGCGCAGTCCGATGAGGCCGTCCGCGACGTGCTGGTGGCCGCGCTGGCGCGCAAGCCGTTGGAGCACTCCTTCCGCAACCAGTTCAAGCCCTGCCGGCCAATGACGGCCATTGGCGGTTGA